In Ascaphus truei isolate aAscTru1 chromosome 2, aAscTru1.hap1, whole genome shotgun sequence, the genomic stretch CCACATCTCCATATCCAACAGTGGTCATGCTAACGGTGGCCCACCACCAGCATGCTGGGATTGTGGCCAATCCATCGTTttcctccttttcaatggtgTAAGCCACAACGGAGAATATGGAAATCCCAACAGACAGATAGAGCAACAACAGACCCACCTCCCTATAGCTGTATTTTAGGGTAGCCCCCAGAGATCTTAGTCCGGTTGAATGCCTAGCAAGTTTCAGGATGCGGAAAATCCTCATGAGCCTGAGGACTTGGGCCACTCTGCCTAAATTCGCTAGAGCTGGGCTACTTTCCACAACTAAATTGACAACCAAGGTGATGTAAAACGGGGCAATGGATATAAGATCAATTATGTTCAGTGGATGTTTGAAAAACGCTTTGAAGTCCGGAGACACCGCGAAGCGCACCACCAGTTCAAATGTGAACCAAGCTATTCCAAAATGTTCCACTATCTCAAATCGAGGGTCCTCGTCTGAGCTACCATCGCTATTGGCAATCTGAAAGTCAGGCAAGCTATTGAGGCACATCGTTACAATGGACCCAAGGACTATGATAATTGAAAGGATGCTAAATATTCTGCTCAGGATAGAGTAGCCTGGGTTATCTAAAGCTAACCAAAGCCTCCTCCTAAAGTTTCCAAAAGGTTGCCGGTCAAACTTGGAAGCATCATGGTAAAATGCTAGGATCTCATCAAAGGAAGAAGTGGTGCTTTCCTGCTCGCTCTTTTCCTCCCACTGGTCTTGCTCAGGTTCCACTTTCCTCCCATGGTAACTGTAACTGCAGCAGGAGTCGATGAAGAATTCGTTGATCCCCCAGTACTCGATCTCCTGGCAGAAAGAGAACACGCAGAGCTCGCCCATGACGTGGAGTTTGCCAGTATTGTAGAAGTGTAACACATAGGGGAAGAGGTCTGGGTTTCTATCAAAGTAAAACTCATTCTTGGCCTCGTCGTAGTCATCACACAGCTCCAGGATTGATTCCTTTGATTGGCAAGCCAACAGTTTGCACAACCTGGTTTCTGGAAATTTTAGCAATGTGTCATATCTTAAGCTTCTCTTGTAGCCCCCGACGTTTATACTAATCTCTGTATCTTCACAATCTGTTTCAGACAAATCCTTTAGTCTCTGACTTTTCATAGTGAGCTCTCAAGCTTCCAGGGAAAGCAAACCTAGAATTGAAGTAAACAAAAATGGTAGAATTAAGAGCATAATTTCTAACAAGGTACTGTAAGAGCTGGAGGGATAAGTTAATAGCCTAAATGCATCACTATCCATAGATTTCTTTCTTATGGTACCAAACACAACTTTGTTTTGAATACTTGGATTGTTGATCAATTAATATTTATCAATATATAACAATCTTTATATAATTTAAACATGTCTTTTGAAAATGTTTCTGTTAGACAAATAACAGATCAAAGCAAAtttcagcatcaaatgacacaagccatatttattttCCAAAATCAGAAAATACCAATGTACACTGTAATTGTCATATTGCAAGTTATATTTTAATTTGATTTATTTCTCCTAACTACATACCGCTTGAATGTCAAAAGGTTTTGAAAGAGTCATTTGCCAGGTACTTAGTATGCGATATACTGTGTTGTCTTTTCACATACACTGTAATCACATTATCAGTTCTATATGTAAGCTTCCTATGCAATGTTTAAGTATATTGCATTGCTAGTAATTCCCCAGGGCACCTGTTAACCTAATTTGCATCAAGAGACCTTTTGATGACAACAGAATGACAACAGAATGACAATTACAAACATCATACCGCTTATCAGTTGAAATGTTTAACCAATTGGAAGGGATCCAGCAAACCAACTTTCAAAGGCACTTTCCATGTCTGGGCATCTCCTATAGATTGCCTGTTGGAGCTGATGGCTGTGGCAGAGTTTACTTTCAAAGGATATCCGTTCAATTCAGTATTCCAATGTCATACGTGTATAACATGTCTCTGTTCTCATTGCATGAGCAGCAGGTCTTCCTTGTTCTTGTATTAGCAGGATCTATTAACTTGTAGGATATTAATAGTAGGAGCGGTTAGCAGGTCACTCATTGAGCAGAACAGCTCTGTGCAGAACCGTGGTGCTGAAAGGACAGCTCCTAGCACACTCCCTCTGATCATTCAATCCTCAGCTCATAGAATCACATTCCTTGCTTGGTAAGAGACTATTATCGGCCTCTGGCTCGTTCTTCATTGTCTTCCTTTTCCTTGTGCATGCAGAGAATTCCCCTGGCGTGCAGGTTTGTTTTTCATACAGCTGCTCAAACTCCGCCTGGTTGCCCAGGTGCTCGCATTGCCCGCTGCGGTTTTCAGCGCTTCCAGACTGGATTTCCTCTGCATCATGAGATGGGGGAGGAGGAAAAGATGAGCTGCACGTCTGGATAGCAAAGTTCACCCCACATATGAGATATGGCTTGGAGCCGAGATAGCTGAGCGCAGCCATGGGTGTGAAATGAAATTACTGTCAGCTCTGTGAAGCTGCAACAGGAGCTCATATTTGAAACACACTGTGGCTTAGTGTAGTGCACACTGACTGCATTGTGTCGGTGTTCCTTCGCACTCTGCCAATGCATTAAGTGCAAATTAGCAAAGCCTGTGATGGTTTTATTGGTATACCCATGCTATCCACTTGTTACTGGATTGTTGACATACATTTATCTCTTTCAGACATGGTGGGGTCTCCAATGCTCCGGAGACATCTTTGTGCACTGAAGATAATAGGCGTCTGCTGTGTTCTGAAAAAGTGTTAACACTGATTGATTGTTAGATGTTGGGCTCACAGTTCAGATCTTAAAGGCAGAAGAGCACAATTCCATTCTAGAAAATGTCATactttaaaaacagaaaaaaagaccTCATGTTTGTATAATCTTTCCTTTACTAAACCAAACAGAAAGTCTGTTATTGTACACGAGGAGACTGTGGTATTGAGTGTAGTCTCACATAGTGATATaacatttaaatcaataactcGGCAAAGCAAATTCTTTAATACCGTATGCATGCCTGGATTTTAGGCTGATTAGACAATAGCAGAACACCTGAGCCGCCAGCATGCACAGGGGGAACCCTGCCGGCTGTATGTTGAATATGTAAATGCCTGATTGCTGCACCTGTGACTTTTTATGAAGCAGTTACTGTAAGTCTGATACCTCATTGCACTAAAGACTCTGGATGATTAATAATCTGCTTTTTGTCTTTTATGAAAAGAATAATTGGAAAAAAGCTATAGTGTCACATCAAATAAACGTGGAGGCACTGTTATCCATGGGGCAGACACAGGTAGCAAGAAATCAATCTGCTAGACAAGgggtgcgcaactccagtcctcaagggccaccaacaggtcaggttttagggatatccctgcttcagcacaggtggctcagagccactgagccacctgtactgaagcaggtatatccttaaaacctgacctgttggtggcccttgaggactggagttgaattCTCATGAGCCTTGCGACTAGTAACTTAGTGCTGTCTATTTCCTTGTGACAGCATAACAATGAACTATTTCTGTTTTATCAGCAGCGGGGACAAAAAATAGCAATACATGCGTTATAGAAAAAAGACATCTCTATTGGGTTCAGTGGGATTTTTTCCATTGATATTCCTGGCACTTTTTCTTGCACCTCTTTCAACTCTTGCAGCATGGGCACTTTGATAAAATTGGCCCCACAGCAGTTAATTTTAAGGCACATCAGTTTAAAGAGCTTGTTTAAAGTTTCTACATCAATTTCTATCTCCTTAATTATGttgcaaaagaaagaaaaatgtgaGACACTGCAAAAGTAATTGGAGGGCTGGAGGCATGTAGatataaaaaagatttattaa encodes the following:
- the KCNS2 gene encoding delayed-rectifier potassium channel regulatory subunit KCNS2 → MKSQRLKDLSETDCEDTEISINVGGYKRSLRYDTLLKFPETRLCKLLACQSKESILELCDDYDEAKNEFYFDRNPDLFPYVLHFYNTGKLHVMGELCVFSFCQEIEYWGINEFFIDSCCSYSYHGRKVEPEQDQWEEKSEQESTTSSFDEILAFYHDASKFDRQPFGNFRRRLWLALDNPGYSILSRIFSILSIIIVLGSIVTMCLNSLPDFQIANSDGSSDEDPRFEIVEHFGIAWFTFELVVRFAVSPDFKAFFKHPLNIIDLISIAPFYITLVVNLVVESSPALANLGRVAQVLRLMRIFRILKLARHSTGLRSLGATLKYSYREVGLLLLYLSVGISIFSVVAYTIEKEENDGLATIPACWWWATVSMTTVGYGDVVPGSIAGKLTASACILAGILVVVLPITLIFNKFSHFYQRQRQLENAMRSCDFGDGVKEVPSVNLRDYYAHKVKSLMASLTNMSKSSPSEQSLNDSLN